The segment GAACCCCCATGCTCGACGCCACCGCCGCCACCAGTTCTGCTTTCCGGTCGATCGAGGCGATGGCCTCGACTCGCCAGTTCGGTTGCAGCACCGTCGAGATCGCGGCCACGACGTCGGCGGCGTCGACGCCGGCTCGGGCACCGATTCCGATGACCACCCGCATTCTCGCGCCCCCCTACACTCGCGCGTAGTCGACTGCGGCGGAGACGAATCGGGTGATCGACTCGGGATTCCCTGCGGCGTGGGTGTGCAGGTAGGACGCGTGGACGCCGCCCTGCACGAAGCCCTCGCGCGCCGCAGTTCTGCCGTCGGGGCTCTGCTTGTGCCAGCCCCAGGCGGCCGGGGCGCTCTCGCGGACGTCCCTGAATCGGTTCGTTACTGCAGGCTCCACTCCCACGAGTTTCGTTCGGTGGAACTCGTGTCCGGTGACGCGGGCACCCGCGTCGAACAGCGTCGACGATTGGAGGGCAACCGCATCGCGATATCCCAGAGTGAGGGTGTTCCCGAATTCCGCGTCCACGTCGACGACCCCCGCCATGGCATGACCGTCCAATCGCCGTGCCAGATACAGCAATCCGGCGCACTCGGCATGGATCGGCAAGCCCTGGGCTGCCGCTGCTCGAATGTCGGCGAGCAGTAGTTCGTTCGCCGACAGTGCGGCCGCATGTTCTTCCGGGAATCCGCCGGGGAGTACCACTCCTGCTGTGCCGGGCGGCAATCCGTCACGCAGCGGGTCGAACACGGCGACGTCGGCCCCGGCTGCGCGGAGCAGTTCGACGTGTTCGGTGTAGCCGAAGGTGAATGCGGGGCCACCGGCCACCGCGATCACGGGCGATCCCTCGGAAGTACGTACCTCGTTCTCCGGGGACCACTGCGGCGCTGTCACCGACGATCGAGCCAGCGCGCTCACTGCCTCGATGTCGACGAACCGGGAGACGAGAGCGCTCATCGCGTCCACGGCATCGGTTGCGGCACCCCCGTGTTCGACTGCGGTGATCAACCCGAGATGCCGTGACGGGACCACCAGTTCGCTCATGCGCGGCAACGCGCCGAGTACCGGAACGCCCACCCGTTCGCACGCTTGACGCAATACGTCCTCGTGCCGCTGACTGCCGACGCGATTGAGAATCACACCGCCGATGCGGACGCTGGCGTCGAACGTCGAGAACCCGTGCAGCACAGCGGCGAGCGACTGACTGTGGCCGCGGGCGTCGACCACCAGGATCACCGGGGCACCGAGCATGGCGGCCACTCGTGCGGTCGATCCCTCGGCGGAGGCCTCCCCCGGGCCGGTCATATCGATCTTGCCGTCGAACAGTCCCATGACACCCTCGACGACCGCGATGTCGCAGCCCCGACTGCCGTGTCGGAACAGGGGCCCGATGCGGTCGGCACCGACCATCACCGCGTCGAGGTTGCGGCCGGGGAGCCCGGCCGCGAGCGAGTGATATCCGGGGTCGATGTAGTCCGGACCCACCTTGAACGGTGCGACGGTGCGGCCGGCGCTGCGCAGCGCGCCCAGCAGCCCGGTCGCCACCGTCGTCTTTCCACTACCCGACGCGGGGGCCGCGATCACCACTGCGGGACACGACGCGCTCACCATTCGATGCCTCGCTGACCCTTGCGTCCCGCGTCCATCGGGTGCTTGACCTTGGCCATCTCGGTGACCAGATCTGCCGCCTCGATCAGTTCACGGGGTGCGTCGCGTCCGGTGATGACGACGTGCTGGCTTCCCGGTCGGTGGGTCAGGACGTCGACCACCTCGGCGACGTCGACCCACCCCCACTTGAGTGGGTAGGTGAACTCGTCCAGCACGTAGAAGCGGTGCGACTGCTGCTCGATTCGCCGGGCGATCTCCTGCCAGCCCTCCGCCGCGGCCTCGGCGTGGTCGACGTCGCTGCCCTTCTTGCGAGTCCACGACCACCCCTCGCCCATCTTGTGCCATTCGACGGCTCCGCCGACCCCTGTGCTCTCGTGCAGTTCGCCGAGTGTGCGAAACGCCGCTTCCTCGCCGACCTTCCACTTGGCACTCTTGACGAACTGGAACACTCCGACGTCGAAACCTTGATTCCAGGCCCGCAACGCCATTCCGAAGGCGGCGGTCGATTTCCCCTTGCCCGGGCCGGTGTGCACGGCGAGCACGGGCAGATTGCGGCGCTGACGCGTCGTGAGGCCGTCCTGCGGAACGGTTCCGGGAGCCGGTACACCCTGAGGCATCGCGTACCCCCTACGCCGCTGCGCGAACGACGGCGGCGACCTGTTCGGCCGACAGATCCGCAAGCGCCACGTATCCGCCGCCGAGGCACGCCGCGAAATCGGCAGCCAGCCCGAGGCGGACCATTCCCGATTCGCAGTCGACGACGACGGAGGCGATCTTGTCCGACGCGATGCGCCGGGCGGCGATGCGGGCCCGGCCGACGGGATCGGTACCTCCGGTGGCCCGTCCGTCGGTCAGCGCGACCACCAGGGCGCGCCGCAGCGGGTCCCGAACACGCTCTCGCAGAACGAGTTCACGTGCCTGCAGAAAGCCCTGCGCCAGTGGAGATCTGCCGCCGGTCTTCATCTTCCGCAACCGCGTCACGGCCACGTCCACCGACGACGTCGGCGGCAACACGGTCTCGGCTTCCTTGCCGCGCACGGTGATGACGGCGACCTTGTCACGGCGCTGATACGCATCGCGCAGCAGCGACAGCACCGCACCGGTCACCGCGGACAATCGATCTCGCGCAGCCATCGAACCCGAGGCGTCGACGACGAAGACGATCAGGTTGCCCTCGCGTCCCTCCTTGATCGCGCCCCGGAGATCCGCAGGCGCGAGCTTCAACCGGCCGGACGTGCGGCCGCGGACGACCTGCTGCTCGGCCGCGGCGAACAGGGTGCCCACCAGGTGCAGACCCTTGCCTGCCTCGACGGTGGGCCGTACCGACCGTCCGTGCGAGGACCGTGACCGTGAGCGTCGGCCGGGCGCGCCCTCGCCCACTCCAGGAACCTCGAGCAACCGCGCTCTGAACTGTGCTCCCGGAGTGCCTGCCTGCTTCTCGCTGCCGGTACCCGAGGACGGCGGTGG is part of the Rhodococcus sp. SBT000017 genome and harbors:
- a CDS encoding cobyrinate a,c-diamide synthase; amino-acid sequence: MVSASCPAVVIAAPASGSGKTTVATGLLGALRSAGRTVAPFKVGPDYIDPGYHSLAAGLPGRNLDAVMVGADRIGPLFRHGSRGCDIAVVEGVMGLFDGKIDMTGPGEASAEGSTARVAAMLGAPVILVVDARGHSQSLAAVLHGFSTFDASVRIGGVILNRVGSQRHEDVLRQACERVGVPVLGALPRMSELVVPSRHLGLITAVEHGGAATDAVDAMSALVSRFVDIEAVSALARSSVTAPQWSPENEVRTSEGSPVIAVAGGPAFTFGYTEHVELLRAAGADVAVFDPLRDGLPPGTAGVVLPGGFPEEHAAALSANELLLADIRAAAAQGLPIHAECAGLLYLARRLDGHAMAGVVDVDAEFGNTLTLGYRDAVALQSSTLFDAGARVTGHEFHRTKLVGVEPAVTNRFRDVRESAPAAWGWHKQSPDGRTAAREGFVQGGVHASYLHTHAAGNPESITRFVSAAVDYARV
- the cobO gene encoding cob(I)yrinic acid a,c-diamide adenosyltransferase, which encodes MPQGVPAPGTVPQDGLTTRQRRNLPVLAVHTGPGKGKSTAAFGMALRAWNQGFDVGVFQFVKSAKWKVGEEAAFRTLGELHESTGVGGAVEWHKMGEGWSWTRKKGSDVDHAEAAAEGWQEIARRIEQQSHRFYVLDEFTYPLKWGWVDVAEVVDVLTHRPGSQHVVITGRDAPRELIEAADLVTEMAKVKHPMDAGRKGQRGIEW